The Paenibacillus macerans genome includes a window with the following:
- a CDS encoding AraC family transcriptional regulator: protein MAEMDRGYYEVNKMSKNYPVKVVPHQDIIREAGYTNIHIEKHWHRSLEIVLMYNGNFVLWKNGTTLKMKTGDIVIINSEEPHEFYDFIGRKQGGCSILISYRFLKETFRDIDNIYFELDKNHPAYKDLMEMMLRMQENYYGNDEWYNLQIRSVMYELLYLLMKFFRKEKSKVIDARTQKYEKRYKEIITYLNEHYTDNLLLQDVSNLFGYNPEYFSRSFKKYMGVNFKTYIVKLRLNAGKRFLMDTDKTITDIALEIGAPDAKSFIRDFKKNFEVTPAKFRKMNSAK, encoded by the coding sequence ATGGCCGAAATGGATAGAGGTTATTATGAAGTAAATAAAATGTCCAAGAACTACCCGGTAAAGGTTGTACCACATCAGGATATCATAAGGGAGGCAGGGTATACCAATATACATATAGAGAAGCACTGGCACAGAAGTCTGGAAATTGTTCTAATGTATAACGGCAATTTTGTGTTATGGAAGAACGGCACAACCCTAAAAATGAAGACTGGCGATATTGTTATCATCAATAGTGAAGAACCGCACGAATTTTATGATTTTATAGGCAGGAAACAAGGAGGCTGCTCGATTTTAATTTCGTATAGATTTTTGAAAGAGACTTTTCGTGATATTGATAATATATATTTTGAACTTGATAAGAATCACCCGGCCTACAAGGACTTGATGGAAATGATGCTGCGGATGCAAGAGAATTATTACGGAAATGATGAATGGTACAATCTGCAAATTAGAAGTGTTATGTATGAATTACTCTATCTGCTGATGAAATTTTTCAGGAAGGAAAAGAGCAAGGTTATAGACGCAAGGACTCAAAAGTATGAAAAAAGGTACAAGGAAATAATAACTTATCTAAATGAACACTATACGGATAATCTACTATTACAAGATGTTTCCAATCTATTTGGTTATAATCCTGAATATTTTTCGCGAAGCTTCAAAAAGTACATGGGTGTAAATTTCAAAACTTACATTGTGAAATTGCGGTTGAACGCAGGCAAGCGATTTTTGATGGATACGGATAAGACGATTACGGATATCGCGTTGGAGATTGGTGCGCCTGATGCGAAATCCTTTATAAGAGACTTCAAAAAAAATTTCGAAGTGACCCCTGCCAAATTCAGAAAAATGAATAGTGCCAAGTAA
- a CDS encoding glycoside hydrolase family 3 protein, with translation MIKYKENPFFLSDQDIEWVERTMQQMSEEEKIGQLFCLHGDSDDFGVLEEIIRKYNPGGMMYRPSESEKIYGIHKFIQDTSAIPMLLAANLESGGDGIGNEGTFYGRQIQVAASNNVDNAYRLGVIAGREGSAVGCNWSFAPVIDIDMNHSNPITNVRTFGSDENRVLAMAEAYMRGCHENDVAVSIKHFPGDGVDDRDQHLVASVNSLSVEEWNDTFGMVYKGMIEGGAKTVMAGHILQPALTRYISPEIKDEDIMPASLSPELLQGILRDKLNFNGMIVTDATSMVGFAAQGRRVDLIPKAIASGCDMILFARNLEEDYEAAISGVKNGIISRERLDEAVARILATKASLKLHTKKETNTLMPPKEGLRILKCEEHKKWAYELSDQSITLVKNKQGLIPLDVQKYKRALVIVLGDLVSASGKPAVSGMFMEELKAAGFEVEKFDEQEHKELFLTAASSEIREKYDVVFYFANIKTASNQTTVRINWKAPMGLDAPWFVNEVPTVFISIANPYHLQDVPMIKTYINAYTANEFNPKVLVEKIIGKSPFKGINPIDPYCGYWDAR, from the coding sequence TTGATTAAATATAAAGAGAATCCGTTTTTCTTGTCGGATCAGGATATCGAGTGGGTTGAACGTACTATGCAACAGATGAGCGAAGAAGAAAAAATCGGCCAACTGTTCTGTCTGCATGGTGATTCGGATGATTTTGGAGTCCTTGAGGAGATTATCCGGAAATATAATCCGGGTGGAATGATGTATCGTCCAAGTGAAAGTGAAAAGATATATGGGATTCATAAATTCATACAGGATACAAGTGCCATTCCTATGCTTTTGGCCGCCAATTTGGAATCCGGGGGCGACGGTATCGGCAACGAGGGTACATTCTATGGCAGACAGATACAGGTAGCTGCAAGCAATAATGTAGATAATGCATACCGGCTTGGCGTGATTGCCGGGCGGGAGGGAAGCGCAGTAGGCTGTAACTGGTCTTTCGCTCCTGTAATTGACATTGATATGAATCATTCAAATCCGATTACAAATGTTAGAACCTTTGGATCCGACGAAAACAGAGTACTGGCAATGGCGGAAGCTTATATGAGGGGTTGTCATGAGAATGATGTCGCCGTATCCATCAAACACTTTCCCGGTGATGGAGTTGACGACAGGGACCAGCATCTTGTTGCTTCAGTGAATTCGCTATCCGTTGAAGAATGGAACGATACTTTCGGAATGGTATACAAAGGGATGATTGAGGGCGGTGCCAAAACCGTTATGGCCGGACATATTCTTCAACCTGCTCTAACCCGATATATTTCACCTGAAATTAAGGATGAAGATATAATGCCGGCATCATTATCGCCGGAATTACTGCAAGGGATATTGAGAGATAAACTGAACTTTAATGGAATGATTGTTACGGATGCAACTTCTATGGTAGGATTTGCTGCTCAAGGACGGAGAGTGGATTTGATTCCTAAAGCCATCGCCTCGGGTTGTGACATGATTCTATTTGCACGAAATCTGGAAGAAGATTATGAAGCAGCCATAAGCGGCGTTAAGAATGGGATAATATCCAGAGAAAGACTGGATGAGGCAGTTGCCCGGATCTTGGCTACCAAAGCATCCTTGAAGCTTCATACGAAAAAGGAAACCAATACGCTAATGCCGCCTAAAGAAGGCCTCCGTATTCTTAAATGCGAAGAGCATAAGAAATGGGCTTATGAGTTGTCCGACCAATCCATTACCTTAGTCAAAAACAAGCAAGGCCTTATTCCATTGGATGTTCAAAAGTACAAAAGAGCTTTAGTCATCGTGCTGGGCGATTTGGTAAGTGCAAGCGGTAAGCCTGCTGTGAGCGGCATGTTCATGGAAGAACTGAAGGCGGCAGGATTTGAAGTAGAGAAATTTGACGAGCAGGAGCATAAAGAATTATTTCTAACGGCAGCAAGCAGCGAAATCCGCGAGAAATACGATGTGGTTTTCTATTTTGCCAACATCAAAACGGCTAGCAACCAAACCACTGTACGCATTAATTGGAAGGCACCTATGGGGCTGGACGCTCCTTGGTTTGTAAATGAAGTGCCTACCGTTTTTATTTCCATAGCTAACCCCTATCATTTACAAGATGTGCCTATGATTAAAACATATATTAATGCTTACACGGCAAATGAATTCAATCCTAAAGTATTGGTAGAAAAAATTATAGGCAAAAGTCCATTTAAAGGAATTAACCCAATTGATCCCTACTGTGGATACTGGGATGCGAGGTAA
- the pgmB gene encoding beta-phosphoglucomutase has translation MIKGLLFDLDGVIVDTAKYHYYAWKQIADELSIEFTLQDNERLKGVSRARSFQIILELGGRTMSEAEQEEYCEKKNQIYLDYINKMTEDEILPGVKPFLTDAKNKGYRIALGSASQNAQSILTLTNLKDYFDVIVDGKTVSAAKPNPEVFIKGANELGLKNEECIVFEDSVSGIEAAHHANMLAVGIGAEKDLPMADMHLDGFCLVTIEKIIGELK, from the coding sequence ATGATAAAAGGTCTATTATTTGATTTGGATGGGGTTATTGTGGATACGGCGAAATATCATTATTATGCCTGGAAGCAAATCGCGGATGAGTTGAGTATTGAATTCACTCTTCAAGATAATGAACGGTTAAAGGGAGTTAGTAGAGCACGTTCTTTTCAAATTATTTTAGAGCTGGGCGGCAGAACGATGTCGGAGGCAGAACAAGAAGAATATTGCGAAAAAAAGAATCAAATATATTTGGACTATATTAACAAAATGACAGAGGATGAAATATTGCCGGGCGTAAAACCTTTTCTGACTGATGCCAAGAATAAGGGCTACCGGATAGCCTTGGGTTCTGCGAGTCAAAATGCTCAAAGTATTTTGACTCTGACTAATTTGAAAGATTACTTTGATGTCATCGTTGATGGAAAAACAGTTTCGGCAGCCAAGCCGAATCCGGAAGTATTTATCAAAGGGGCAAATGAATTGGGATTGAAAAACGAAGAATGTATTGTGTTTGAAGACTCCGTATCGGGAATAGAAGCGGCTCATCATGCCAATATGTTAGCGGTTGGGATTGGTGCGGAAAAAGACCTGCCTATGGCAGATATGCATTTAGACGGATTTTGCTTAGTTACCATTGAAAAAATCATTGGCGAATTGAAGTGA
- a CDS encoding sigma factor-like helix-turn-helix DNA-binding protein, whose amino-acid sequence MERSNFIFLQELHPELATLAQQAENSIWLNPRGTLTQGRLFGELLAKTISVQEKVEPVFSISQSERLHKMAREGLLSEEIRDKFEWLRRSGNTAAHSSREIHADLALTAHRHMFELASWYVEVYGPVAMELPVYQMPLQQQEPVVQPVEIIKPAMDPELVEKVVSDQLESRLLPALDEKFRSIEEALLRMTEVRSAGPLNEPEASAPAQTAAARQQPVKEASLSSEYSADKVEIADILQKRGFNLVDKRPFGGALWVVGGWELKQALGEWHGQGIYFRFARNGSNSTKRQPAWFLLGKNPSAERWIIPFSEGGKQAARSPASAKMQSEENTPAEAAEVVAEMPVQTQAATEQPVESPIQQETAETGGEPKTDSVSIPQHLRGQTLQGYVSARLADLSASMGATVFGDWNEERLLQLYEQQPKLLHDVMVQLWFFGFQFTGKLGRFLKLQHDPDEPHIGELQEGILLDLLLTPDVCRLLQRFGIIKSYQLSGIPVSSLAWLLRGRHEETVARLEGIKRVEQPAGKDEVDEENDPSDKQNLLLFRVNGQELVLPDHFREMRIADLQFQGCNALLRGIQEQWHITAIGELPEALSVLPTKIKGVGTTAVMKFFEQLKDFAVEGTIRSVAVEALPATHEPVRTAGSIKWQTKSFNVSDADMEMSLEEAFVNDKLKFISRLNASGIRTVGQLPSRLEQLLSYPGVRGPAVAKFYDQLCEILNKLRLQREREQTWSRLSMEERMTQAIHETLQSWQLWLAGQDSKRGTVRNLEILKFRWNSQKSGRKATLEETGQQFGLTRERIRQIVLKQHEKLKKDLLQVARALKEAFAAGCGFFYFPMDIKGSFEHDLIVDILDAEGFTYLDAYGWWSKKFRSELETLQRQLRQDLKSLYKGVLVAEHEYRSKIDELSVQYQVPPPLLMRLAEHFITPVLENFVMLSGSTKADMVEVLLRRYPDGVEVYKKADELLQAAETIWPGEFEKEREIYSVLTRDEFSDIAYLWGRGTYIHQSFVTPDIGLIQEISSAVEALLVQRSPISVGHIFEKYEDVLQAARIPNEYALYAMLRKYGSSALQLRKFPHIWHESDGFQLNNAEMIKSYIREINQPVSREQLKEEFVSRRGWKYFTVDFNLASDPDFVRADFGIIGLKEFYPLGESEFQPLFTKLQNLISGSAVVHIGRLFDEMRDYCRSFGIESTYTLYDLLQLEADERFIFARYPLVALAGQEWGDLNLQALTEQYVLEQGTLVPREQLWQWLTEELGARESTLDLVLSNSRSIIYYTRGQYGEYVHRDTIGWTPEKENALVDWANLNLITASANGKPFILAEQLLLQEKLPELLNGLSWSEDLLIDLLKKSDKVRLTGSYDAIILAKEQSQIQTEADFVAYILKSFFNGKALATELYRKLAELRYSKDGKFLYATLKMMEEGNAPFRFEDEYVVLNE is encoded by the coding sequence ATGGAACGATCGAATTTTATATTTTTGCAAGAACTCCATCCCGAGTTGGCGACCTTGGCACAGCAAGCGGAGAACAGCATTTGGCTCAATCCGCGCGGCACGCTTACACAGGGGAGACTTTTCGGAGAATTGCTGGCAAAAACGATATCGGTCCAGGAAAAGGTCGAGCCTGTTTTCTCGATTAGCCAGTCGGAGCGTCTCCATAAGATGGCGCGCGAAGGGCTGTTATCCGAGGAGATACGGGACAAATTTGAATGGCTGCGCCGCAGCGGCAACACCGCTGCCCATAGCAGCCGCGAAATTCACGCAGACCTGGCTCTCACTGCCCATCGCCACATGTTTGAATTGGCGTCATGGTATGTCGAAGTGTACGGTCCGGTGGCAATGGAGTTACCCGTCTATCAGATGCCGTTGCAGCAGCAGGAACCGGTTGTGCAGCCGGTTGAAATAATCAAGCCCGCAATGGATCCGGAGCTGGTAGAGAAAGTGGTCTCGGACCAGTTGGAATCGAGACTGCTGCCCGCGTTGGATGAAAAGTTCCGGAGCATCGAGGAAGCGCTGCTGCGTATGACTGAAGTACGGTCAGCGGGGCCGCTGAATGAACCGGAAGCGAGCGCTCCCGCTCAGACGGCTGCAGCTCGTCAGCAACCGGTCAAGGAGGCAAGCCTTTCAAGCGAATACAGTGCAGACAAGGTGGAAATTGCCGATATCCTGCAGAAACGAGGCTTCAATCTAGTAGATAAGCGACCTTTCGGCGGTGCGTTATGGGTTGTTGGCGGCTGGGAGTTAAAGCAGGCGCTTGGGGAATGGCATGGGCAAGGCATTTATTTCCGGTTTGCTCGTAATGGCAGCAATTCGACGAAGCGGCAGCCCGCCTGGTTTCTGCTCGGCAAAAATCCTTCGGCAGAACGTTGGATTATCCCATTTAGCGAAGGGGGCAAGCAGGCAGCCCGTTCACCGGCATCCGCCAAGATGCAGTCTGAGGAAAATACGCCGGCCGAGGCGGCAGAAGTTGTAGCGGAAATGCCTGTTCAAACTCAGGCCGCAACCGAGCAGCCTGTAGAGAGTCCTATTCAGCAGGAAACTGCCGAAACGGGAGGGGAGCCGAAGACGGATTCCGTTTCGATTCCGCAACATCTGCGGGGACAAACTCTTCAAGGCTATGTGTCTGCCCGCTTGGCTGATTTATCCGCTTCTATGGGGGCAACTGTATTTGGAGATTGGAACGAAGAACGTTTGCTGCAGCTGTATGAGCAGCAGCCGAAGCTGCTCCATGACGTCATGGTTCAGTTATGGTTCTTCGGCTTCCAATTTACAGGGAAGCTTGGACGGTTTCTGAAGTTGCAGCATGATCCGGACGAACCGCATATCGGTGAACTGCAGGAAGGTATCTTATTGGATCTGCTGCTTACCCCGGATGTATGCCGGCTGCTTCAGCGGTTTGGGATTATAAAGTCTTATCAGCTTAGCGGTATTCCGGTGTCGTCGCTGGCCTGGCTTCTTCGCGGCAGGCATGAAGAAACCGTCGCCCGGCTTGAGGGAATCAAGCGTGTGGAGCAACCAGCCGGTAAGGATGAGGTAGACGAAGAAAATGACCCATCCGATAAGCAGAATTTATTGTTATTTAGAGTAAATGGGCAAGAGCTCGTACTTCCGGATCATTTTCGTGAAATGAGGATTGCTGATCTGCAATTTCAGGGTTGCAATGCCCTGCTGCGCGGCATTCAGGAGCAGTGGCACATCACCGCCATTGGAGAGCTTCCGGAGGCGCTGTCCGTTTTACCAACAAAAATTAAAGGTGTAGGCACTACGGCTGTGATGAAGTTTTTTGAGCAGCTGAAAGATTTTGCTGTTGAGGGAACCATTAGATCTGTAGCTGTTGAGGCACTCCCCGCAACGCACGAACCGGTTAGGACCGCAGGCAGCATTAAATGGCAAACTAAAAGTTTTAACGTAAGCGATGCGGATATGGAAATGTCCTTGGAAGAGGCATTTGTCAACGATAAGCTCAAGTTTATCTCACGACTTAATGCTTCCGGCATCCGAACTGTAGGGCAGCTGCCTTCACGATTGGAGCAGCTTCTTAGCTATCCGGGGGTCAGGGGGCCCGCCGTTGCGAAATTTTACGATCAGCTATGCGAGATACTGAATAAATTGAGGCTGCAACGGGAGCGGGAACAGACATGGAGCCGATTAAGCATGGAGGAACGGATGACGCAGGCCATTCATGAGACATTGCAATCTTGGCAGCTCTGGTTGGCCGGTCAGGACTCCAAACGAGGCACAGTACGCAACCTGGAAATTCTCAAATTTCGCTGGAATAGTCAAAAATCCGGCCGCAAAGCTACGCTTGAAGAAACGGGTCAGCAATTTGGCCTGACTCGTGAACGAATCCGCCAAATCGTGCTCAAACAGCATGAAAAATTAAAGAAAGATCTTCTTCAGGTCGCGCGGGCGCTGAAGGAGGCTTTTGCAGCAGGGTGCGGGTTTTTCTACTTTCCAATGGATATTAAGGGATCGTTTGAGCATGATCTGATCGTCGATATTTTGGATGCAGAAGGTTTTACCTATCTAGATGCCTACGGCTGGTGGAGCAAGAAATTCCGGAGTGAACTGGAAACTTTACAACGGCAGTTGAGACAGGATTTGAAGAGTCTGTACAAAGGTGTACTGGTAGCGGAGCATGAGTATCGTTCCAAAATAGACGAGTTATCCGTACAATACCAAGTTCCGCCTCCATTGCTTATGCGTCTGGCGGAGCATTTCATCACTCCGGTTCTTGAAAATTTTGTCATGCTGAGCGGCAGCACAAAGGCGGATATGGTGGAGGTGCTGCTGCGCAGATATCCGGATGGTGTTGAAGTCTATAAGAAAGCTGATGAACTTCTACAGGCTGCGGAAACGATTTGGCCCGGGGAATTTGAGAAAGAACGAGAGATTTACTCAGTACTTACCCGGGACGAATTTTCAGATATCGCTTATTTATGGGGAAGAGGCACATATATTCATCAGTCTTTTGTGACACCCGACATCGGTCTAATACAGGAAATCTCGTCCGCTGTTGAAGCGCTTCTTGTGCAGCGGAGTCCGATTTCGGTGGGCCACATCTTTGAAAAATATGAAGACGTCTTGCAGGCGGCACGTATTCCCAATGAATACGCACTGTATGCAATGCTGCGAAAATATGGCTCGTCAGCGCTTCAACTAAGAAAGTTTCCTCATATTTGGCATGAAAGCGACGGATTCCAGCTGAATAATGCGGAAATGATCAAAAGCTATATTCGAGAAATCAATCAGCCTGTTTCAAGAGAGCAGTTGAAAGAAGAATTTGTATCCCGTCGTGGGTGGAAGTATTTTACTGTTGACTTTAATTTAGCATCGGATCCGGATTTTGTTCGAGCGGATTTCGGTATCATTGGTTTGAAAGAGTTTTACCCATTGGGAGAATCTGAATTTCAACCCCTGTTTACAAAGCTGCAAAATTTGATTTCAGGAAGCGCTGTTGTTCATATTGGTCGTCTATTTGATGAAATGCGGGATTATTGCCGTTCATTCGGTATCGAATCCACTTATACATTATATGACCTCCTGCAGCTCGAAGCGGATGAGAGATTTATTTTTGCCCGGTATCCGCTTGTTGCCCTTGCTGGACAGGAATGGGGAGACCTGAACCTCCAGGCTTTGACGGAACAATATGTACTTGAACAAGGCACCCTTGTGCCGAGGGAGCAGCTATGGCAGTGGCTGACGGAAGAACTTGGCGCCCGTGAGAGTACCCTAGATCTGGTACTGTCCAATTCCAGAAGCATTATTTACTATACCCGCGGTCAATATGGTGAATACGTCCATAGAGACACTATTGGCTGGACGCCGGAAAAAGAGAACGCACTTGTTGACTGGGCCAACCTCAATTTAATAACCGCATCCGCAAACGGTAAACCGTTTATTTTGGCAGAACAGCTGCTGCTGCAAGAAAAACTTCCTGAGCTGCTTAATGGGCTGTCTTGGAGTGAAGATTTGCTCATTGATTTACTCAAAAAAAGCGACAAGGTGCGTCTGACCGGTTCATATGATGCAATAATTCTGGCGAAAGAGCAAAGTCAAATCCAGACGGAAGCTGATTTCGTGGCTTATATCCTGAAGTCATTCTTCAACGGCAAGGCCTTGGCAACTGAATTGTACCGTAAATTGGCGGAATTAAGGTATTCAAAAGACGGGAAATTTCTATATGCGACGTTGAAAATGATGGAAGAAGGAAATGCCCCCTTCAGATTTGAAGATGAGTATGTCGTCCTTAATGAGTGA
- a CDS encoding winged helix-turn-helix transcriptional regulator, protein MTEQMKNSVQKKYQLGVEAALEVMGGKWKPLIIYHLMTGRKRTSELRRLMPGITQKMLITQLRGLEKDEIVTRKVYNEIPPKVEYELTAYGWGLKPALDHLCYWGEDHLEKIHGEK, encoded by the coding sequence ATGACTGAACAGATGAAAAATAGCGTTCAAAAGAAGTATCAACTTGGAGTGGAGGCGGCATTAGAAGTAATGGGAGGGAAATGGAAGCCTTTAATCATCTATCATTTGATGACTGGACGGAAACGAACTTCTGAGCTTCGTCGGTTAATGCCCGGCATTACGCAAAAAATGCTGATCACTCAGCTTAGAGGCCTGGAAAAGGATGAGATCGTTACACGAAAGGTTTATAATGAGATTCCCCCTAAAGTGGAGTATGAGTTAACAGCTTACGGCTGGGGATTAAAACCCGCGCTAGACCATTTATGCTATTGGGGAGAGGATCACCTGGAAAAGATTCATGGCGAAAAGTAG
- a CDS encoding NAD(P)H oxidoreductase: MNVLTVVSHPRKDSLTFEVTDRFVQGLAEAGHEYEILDLHGIGFDPVLKGADEPDWSAAEQTFSPEVEMEIRRMKEHDALAFIFPLWWWHLPAMLKGYIDRVWNNGFAYGSNHLHHQHVLWLGLAGVSKEQMQKRNYDKMITHLLNVGIADYCGVSNSKVEFLYETLDSNPDHYEMLLDQAYRLGLNFAKDH, encoded by the coding sequence ATGAACGTGTTAACCGTTGTTTCACACCCGAGAAAAGATTCCTTGACCTTTGAGGTAACCGATCGTTTCGTACAAGGTCTCGCCGAGGCTGGCCACGAGTATGAGATATTGGATTTGCACGGGATTGGTTTTGATCCTGTTTTAAAAGGAGCGGATGAACCCGATTGGTCAGCTGCGGAACAGACCTTTTCCCCTGAAGTGGAAATGGAAATAAGGCGGATGAAGGAGCATGATGCTTTGGCATTTATTTTTCCGCTTTGGTGGTGGCATTTGCCGGCTATGCTAAAGGGGTATATTGACCGTGTATGGAACAATGGGTTTGCGTACGGTTCGAACCACCTTCATCATCAGCATGTCTTGTGGCTTGGTTTGGCGGGCGTTTCGAAAGAACAGATGCAAAAGCGCAACTATGACAAAATGATTACTCATCTGCTGAATGTGGGAATTGCAGATTATTGCGGTGTTTCCAATTCCAAGGTTGAATTCTTATATGAGACCCTGGATTCAAATCCCGATCATTACGAAATGCTGCTGGACCAAGCTTATCGCCTAGGTTTGAATTTTGCCAAGGATCATTGA